Proteins encoded in a region of the Anopheles aquasalis chromosome 2, idAnoAquaMG_Q_19, whole genome shotgun sequence genome:
- the LOC126581210 gene encoding CDP-diacylglycerol--inositol 3-phosphatidyltransferase: MEVEKAKENIYLFVPNIIGYARIVLAIVSFYYMPTNYVVASWCYIISVLLDALDGHAARHFNQSTKFGAMLDQLTDRCGTCGLLVTLSYFYPKYMFWFQMSMAIDVACHWFYLHTTVLQGKTSHKFIDMSGNPIMRVYYTNRTVLGFMCLFNELFYAALYLLHFTPGPLIAGISTFKLLAIVSFPVAVVKTGISVIHGFVASCNIGVIDVAEREAQRDRESKKKPQ; encoded by the exons ATGGAAGtggagaaagcgaaagaaaacatcTATCTGTTCGTCCCCAACATCATCG GTTACGCGCGGATAGTGCTGGCCATCGTTTCGTTCTACTACATGCCAACAAACTACGTGGTGGCCAGTTGGTGCTACATCATCAGCGTTCTGCTAGATGCCCTCGATGGCCACGCAGCTCGCCATTTCAATCAAT CGACCAAGTTCGGAGCCATGCTGGACCAGCTGACGGACCGCTGTGGAACGTGCGGACTGCTCGTTACACTAAGCTACTTCTACCCGAAGTATATGTTCTGGTTCCAGATGTCGATGGCAATCGATGTGGCCTGCCATTGGTTCTACCTGCATAC GACGGTTCTTCAAGGCAAGACGTCGCACAAGTTCATCGACATGTCCGGCAATCCGATTATGCGCGTTTACTACACGAACCGCACGGTACTGGGCTTCATGTGTCTGTTCAATGAGCTGTTCTATGCCGCCCTATACTTGCTGCACTTCACACCCGGTCCATTGATAGCCGGTATTTCAACGTTCAAGCTGCTGGCGATTGTTTCCTTCCCGGTGGCCGTTGTTAAAACCGGCATCTCCGTCATACACGGTTTCGTGGCCAGTTGTAACATCGGAGTGATCGACGTTGCGGAACGAGAGGCTCAGCGTGATCGCGAATCCAAGAAGAAACCACAGTAA